The proteins below are encoded in one region of Triticum aestivum cultivar Chinese Spring chromosome 1B, IWGSC CS RefSeq v2.1, whole genome shotgun sequence:
- the LOC123113939 gene encoding transcription initiation factor TFIID subunit 13 — MQNPSSNHPAPAAAAAGKSKSSGQAAAAASGQGHQPSPATPAAAKSKSSAAAGASGHGHNSSPATPAAGKSKSSAHAAAPGQASSSNQPHAVGGADAAASSLKRKRGVFQKDLQHMMYGFGDDPNPLPETVALVEDIVVEYVTDLVHKAQNVASKRGKLLTEDFLYLIRKDMRKLHRATELLSMNEELKQARKAFDVNEETLVVTNE; from the exons ATGCAGAACCCTAGCAGCAATCACCCTGCCCCGGCCGCGGCAGCGGCGGGGAAATCCAAGTCCTCGGGGCAGGCCGCGGCAGCGGCCTCGGGCCAGGGCCATCAGCCCTCCCCGGCCACGCCTGCGGCTGCCAAGTCCAAGTCCTCGGCCGCGGCAGGGGCCTCGGGCCACGGTCACAACTCCTCCCCGGCCACGCCGGCGGCCGGCAAGTCCAAGTCCTCGGCGCATGCCGCGGCGCCGGGCCAGGCGTCCTCCTCCAACCAACCCCACGCCGTCGGCGGCGCTGACGCAGCCGCATCGAGCCTTAAGCGCAAGCGCGGCGTCTTCCAGAAGGACC TGCAGCACATGATGTATGGGTTTGGGGACGATCCAAAT CCACTTCCAGAAACAGTTGCACTTGTGGAGGACATTGTTGTAGAATATGTTACTGACCTC GTCCACAAGGCTCAGAATGTGGCTTCAAAGAGGGGGAAGCTCTTGACAGAGGATTTTCTTTACCTTATCCGAAAG gatatGCGTAAACTGCACCGCGCTACCGAGTtactctccatgaatgaagagctcAAGCAAGCAAGGAAAGCTTTTGATGTGAATGAAGAAACACTAGTAGTAACCAATGAGTGA